In the genome of Leptospira inadai serovar Lyme str. 10, one region contains:
- a CDS encoding START domain-containing protein: MRQVYGVLLVLSFLSSSDIFAEDWVFVKEEQNVKIFKKNTETSFDAFKVSTLISKPLFEVRNIFLNIPGHIDWIANCKESRVIGGKVPEKFRHYYLISAPWPVKDREMVLETESHFDPKNKRFNIFTKALNDLTVPAKKDAFRIVNSKIQWILEEISPTSTLVTYINQTDPGGDVPSYLSNWSSSDAPIETILGLKRIIEK, translated from the coding sequence ATGCGACAGGTTTATGGCGTCCTTCTTGTTCTTTCCTTTCTTTCGAGTTCGGATATTTTTGCCGAAGATTGGGTATTCGTAAAGGAAGAGCAAAACGTAAAGATTTTCAAAAAAAACACGGAAACATCTTTCGATGCTTTCAAAGTAAGTACTTTAATTTCAAAACCGTTGTTCGAAGTAAGAAATATCTTCTTAAATATTCCGGGGCATATTGATTGGATCGCAAATTGCAAAGAATCCAGAGTGATCGGCGGCAAAGTACCCGAAAAATTTAGACATTACTATTTGATCAGTGCGCCTTGGCCAGTTAAGGACCGGGAAATGGTTTTGGAAACCGAATCGCATTTCGATCCTAAGAATAAAAGGTTCAACATCTTTACGAAAGCTTTAAATGATTTAACCGTACCTGCAAAAAAAGACGCGTTTCGAATCGTGAATTCCAAAATTCAATGGATTCTCGAGGAGATTTCTCCGACATCCACGTTAGTCACGTATATCAACCAGACCGATCCGGGAGGAGATGTTCCTTCTTATCTATCGAATTGGTCGTCTTCGGATGCTCCGATCGAAACCATCTTAGGACTAAAAAGGATTATTGAAAAATAA
- a CDS encoding M23 family metallopeptidase — MRLFPILGLILAAFHLSTFAENDKVINFLLPVKTDGIENKVSSVFGESRGDHFHNGMDISSNGESVLAMGEGKILYTRFGEDDPYGEEFGTGNSVWLDHGNGVYTSYYHLKDGRLTGFLQDRLIGRGEKIGMSGNTGHSSGAHLHFVVLQDFGKTILDPMKFLPPIEDEVPPQIGNLLVHVGDKYTQINDGENINVSRPFPVTVGALDAGKKPGQRRGIAQIQAFLNGEPLKKAGFSSLTYDHGEWKNPEGFRFSDLYFRDQYYLGNLDFRNGENTIKILAWDFRGNLNEKSFTFYVTRIR; from the coding sequence ATGAGACTTTTCCCAATCCTAGGCCTAATCTTGGCCGCGTTCCATCTAAGCACCTTTGCGGAAAACGATAAAGTAATAAATTTTCTCCTCCCTGTGAAAACGGACGGAATTGAAAATAAGGTTAGTTCCGTTTTTGGAGAATCCAGGGGAGATCACTTCCATAACGGTATGGACATTTCTTCGAATGGCGAATCGGTCCTGGCTATGGGCGAAGGAAAAATTCTTTATACTCGGTTTGGCGAGGATGATCCGTACGGCGAGGAATTCGGAACCGGAAATTCGGTTTGGCTGGATCATGGAAACGGCGTTTATACGTCCTATTATCACCTAAAAGATGGTCGGCTGACCGGATTTTTGCAGGATCGCCTAATCGGCAGAGGCGAAAAAATCGGAATGTCCGGAAATACGGGGCATTCCAGCGGTGCCCACTTACATTTCGTCGTTCTTCAGGATTTTGGAAAAACGATTTTAGATCCAATGAAATTTCTCCCTCCGATCGAAGACGAAGTTCCCCCTCAGATCGGAAACCTACTCGTGCACGTTGGAGACAAATATACGCAGATAAACGACGGTGAAAATATTAACGTTTCTCGACCTTTTCCGGTTACGGTCGGCGCTTTGGACGCGGGGAAGAAGCCCGGCCAGCGAAGAGGAATAGCGCAGATTCAGGCGTTTTTAAACGGCGAACCCTTGAAGAAGGCGGGGTTTTCCTCTTTAACCTATGATCATGGAGAATGGAAAAATCCGGAAGGGTTTCGGTTCTCCGATCTGTATTTCAGAGACCAATATTATCTCGGAAACTTGGATTTCAGAAATGGGGAAAATACGATTAAAATTCTCGCCTGGGATTTTCGAGGGAACCTAAACGAAAAAAGTTTCACTTTCTATGTGACTCGGATTCGATAA
- a CDS encoding phasin-related domain-containing protein has translation MEKEIKEALNFAIGAAKTLREQADSILLKVEKEFKELSTKGAQDQGEVAVNLRKYIEDALRSVEGLAGQVNSKVEEVKKTASKKGSNGTSGQS, from the coding sequence ATGGAAAAGGAAATTAAAGAAGCTCTTAATTTTGCCATAGGAGCAGCGAAAACGCTTCGTGAACAGGCAGATAGTATTCTTCTTAAAGTCGAGAAGGAATTCAAAGAGCTTTCTACTAAAGGCGCGCAGGATCAGGGAGAAGTTGCGGTAAATCTTCGCAAGTACATCGAGGACGCGTTACGTTCCGTTGAAGGACTTGCCGGACAAGTTAATTCGAAAGTGGAAGAAGTTAAGAAAACAGCCAGCAAGAAAGGATCGAACGGTACCTCCGGTCAATCGTGA
- a CDS encoding cytochrome c oxidase subunit 3 family protein, which translates to MNTANPAGFHHAHHFDSAEQQYQTSKQGIWLFLVTEILMFGGLFVAYSIYHSLYPQIFHAGSKQLSVSMGAVNTVVLLFSSFTMALGINFVQRGLRTKAIIALAVTILCAAIFMVVKYFEYTHKFHVGTVPGKYAYTDEARNTTKVAALVKQAGEVSAEEREHKLHMDEEEYKHLRQLNETKNWPLFFGFYFVMTGIHGLHVLAGAFLIFWVLMKVVRNKVGPDYYTPVEGVGLFWHVVDLIWIYLFPLLYLVG; encoded by the coding sequence ATGAATACCGCTAATCCCGCGGGTTTTCACCACGCTCACCATTTCGATAGCGCGGAACAACAATACCAAACCTCCAAACAAGGAATTTGGCTTTTCTTGGTTACTGAAATTCTCATGTTCGGTGGCCTTTTTGTAGCGTATTCAATTTACCATTCCCTTTACCCGCAGATCTTCCATGCCGGTAGTAAACAGCTCTCCGTATCGATGGGAGCCGTGAACACTGTGGTTCTTTTATTCAGTTCCTTTACGATGGCATTGGGAATCAACTTCGTGCAACGGGGTCTGAGAACCAAAGCAATCATTGCGCTTGCTGTGACGATTCTTTGTGCAGCGATTTTCATGGTCGTAAAATACTTCGAATATACTCATAAATTCCATGTGGGAACAGTTCCTGGAAAATATGCATATACGGACGAAGCGAGAAATACCACTAAAGTGGCGGCATTGGTAAAGCAAGCCGGTGAAGTTTCGGCGGAAGAGCGAGAGCACAAGCTGCACATGGACGAAGAAGAATACAAACATCTTCGCCAATTGAACGAAACCAAAAACTGGCCTCTATTTTTCGGATTTTATTTCGTAATGACCGGAATCCATGGGTTGCACGTTCTTGCCGGAGCTTTCTTAATTTTCTGGGTATTGATGAAAGTCGTCAGAAATAAAGTCGGCCCCGATTACTACACTCCGGTGGAAGGCGTAGGTCTCTTCTGGCACGTAGTCGACTTGATTTGGATTTATCTCTTTCCTCTTCTTTACCTCGTCGGATAA
- a CDS encoding PIN/TRAM domain-containing protein: protein MGYLYKGLTAILLSSLSFFVTQKQTQDWVLAGSLSGLVLVVSLVLLFGEAKLFPKFRADIIFCVGVGVLLGFVVAWFLGTIIRFEELNLALYLILGLFGARVGKAFAKEPGLSIFGGGGAGGHQGLDPFGVAVINKDEVRDKILDTSVVIDGRILDIADTHFIDGPLILPNFVLREIQLISDSSDPIKRARGRRGLEMLNKLQRKGSIEVKITYKDYSDTREVDAKLIKLARDTGGKIVTNDFNLNKVAELQGVKVLNLNTLANALKPVVLPGEELGIQVIKEGKDENQGIGYLEDGTMVVIENGGHLVGKEVKVTVTSIIQTAAGKMIFTKANSNGGGHEKGDRGDRENRNRGGGDRNFDRGGERQDRGQQEKGEERGNRPDRSERSGNDDRNNRRDYQDRNRNRNSDRGDDYGNRKDFQDQQQQQ from the coding sequence ATGGGTTACCTATACAAAGGCCTTACGGCTATCCTCCTTTCCTCTCTGTCGTTTTTTGTAACGCAGAAGCAAACCCAAGATTGGGTTCTCGCTGGTTCTCTTTCCGGACTGGTCCTCGTAGTTTCTCTTGTATTATTATTTGGAGAAGCAAAACTATTTCCTAAATTTCGTGCGGACATTATTTTCTGCGTCGGTGTAGGAGTATTATTAGGATTCGTTGTTGCGTGGTTTTTAGGAACCATCATTCGATTTGAAGAATTGAATCTCGCATTGTATTTGATTTTAGGTCTTTTTGGGGCTAGAGTCGGTAAGGCGTTTGCTAAAGAACCGGGACTTTCCATCTTCGGAGGTGGCGGCGCCGGTGGGCATCAAGGACTAGATCCGTTCGGAGTCGCCGTCATCAACAAAGACGAAGTCAGGGATAAAATTCTGGATACTTCTGTCGTTATCGATGGACGCATCTTAGATATCGCAGACACGCATTTTATCGACGGCCCATTAATACTTCCGAATTTCGTCCTCCGGGAAATCCAATTAATCAGTGATTCTTCGGATCCGATTAAGAGAGCAAGGGGAAGACGAGGTCTCGAAATGCTGAATAAACTTCAGCGAAAAGGGTCCATCGAAGTAAAAATCACGTATAAAGATTATTCCGACACGAGAGAAGTCGACGCTAAGCTGATTAAATTGGCCCGCGATACCGGCGGCAAAATCGTAACGAATGATTTCAATTTGAATAAAGTCGCCGAACTCCAGGGAGTAAAGGTTCTTAATCTAAACACACTTGCGAACGCCTTAAAGCCGGTCGTTTTACCGGGAGAAGAACTTGGAATCCAAGTTATTAAAGAAGGCAAAGACGAAAATCAGGGCATCGGTTATCTCGAGGACGGCACGATGGTCGTTATCGAGAACGGAGGCCATCTCGTCGGCAAGGAAGTGAAAGTTACGGTAACGTCCATTATCCAGACGGCTGCCGGTAAGATGATCTTTACGAAAGCGAATTCTAACGGCGGTGGTCATGAAAAAGGTGATCGCGGCGATCGCGAAAATCGTAATCGTGGTGGCGGCGATCGGAATTTCGATCGAGGCGGAGAGCGCCAAGACCGCGGCCAACAAGAGAAAGGCGAGGAGCGGGGGAATCGCCCCGATCGTTCCGAGCGTAGCGGAAACGACGATCGAAATAATCGGAGAGATTACCAAGACCGCAATCGTAATCGGAATTCGGATCGAGGGGATGATTACGGAAACCGCAAGGATTTCCAGGATCAGCAACAACAGCAATAA
- a CDS encoding CarD family transcriptional regulator, giving the protein MASKKKQSGYEHGVGDYVVYPIHGVGEITEIAKKVILGKKKECYVMEIQGSKMKVMIPVDKAKQVGIRPIIDKKDIKKVINLLKKDEVDTEEDWKIRYQNNLNKIKSGSIFEVADVCRNLFRRANGKELSIMERKLYESAYNLVKMEVALSKGVSQEEAGNLVSDVLASSFAVGDKVAVVVDEE; this is encoded by the coding sequence TTGGCTAGCAAAAAGAAACAATCTGGCTACGAGCATGGCGTAGGCGACTACGTCGTTTATCCGATCCACGGTGTTGGTGAAATCACCGAAATCGCTAAAAAAGTTATCCTGGGTAAGAAAAAAGAATGCTACGTCATGGAAATCCAGGGTAGCAAGATGAAAGTGATGATCCCTGTCGATAAAGCGAAACAGGTCGGAATTAGACCGATCATCGACAAAAAGGATATCAAGAAAGTCATCAATTTACTCAAGAAAGATGAAGTCGATACGGAAGAGGATTGGAAGATCAGGTACCAAAATAACCTGAATAAAATTAAATCCGGTTCGATTTTCGAAGTAGCGGATGTCTGCAGAAATCTATTTCGCAGAGCAAACGGTAAGGAACTATCCATCATGGAGCGGAAGCTCTACGAGAGTGCATACAATCTCGTAAAAATGGAAGTTGCCTTAAGCAAGGGAGTTTCTCAAGAAGAAGCGGGCAACCTTGTCTCTGATGTGTTGGCCAGCTCTTTTGCTGTCGGTGACAAAGTAGCAGTAGTCGTCGACGAAGAATAA
- the pckA gene encoding phosphoenolpyruvate carboxykinase (ATP) codes for MQAQTQVKGLKELGIEPSEVFHNLSYDEIFEHEKNNGETVISSNGTMMVDTGIFTGRSPKDKYFVDEPSSNGNIWWGHINFKVSEQIFDELHAKCVNYLKGKKLYVFDGYAGANPETRMGLRVVSEKAWQHHFCTNMFLRPSKEELANLLPEFTIINACGVKNEKYKEHGLNSDVFVIFHLSKKICIIGGTEYGGEMKKGIFSVMNYKLPLQGILSMHCSANIGNKDGDTALFFGLSGTGKTTLSTDPHRKLIGDDEHGWDDNGIFNIEGGCYAKVINLDPKTEPEIYEAIRRDALLENVVYDEKTKVVDYTSAAKTENTRVSYPIYHIKNIQVPSKGDHPKVIIFLTYDAFGVLPPVSKLSIEQAMYHFLSGYTAKVAGTERGIKEPTATFSACFGAAFMTLHPTVYAKLLGEKMRKHKVRAYLMNTGLVGGSYGVGKRMNLPSTRKIIDEIMNGNIDKAQFSRHPIFQVEYPKSVEGVDASILDPREAWADKSAYDETSKKLAGMFIENFKKYVEGSKDYDFTAFGPKLS; via the coding sequence ATGCAGGCCCAGACGCAAGTGAAGGGACTGAAGGAGCTCGGTATAGAGCCCTCCGAAGTCTTCCATAACCTTTCCTACGACGAAATTTTCGAACACGAAAAGAATAACGGCGAAACCGTCATTTCTTCCAACGGTACTATGATGGTAGATACCGGAATATTTACCGGACGTTCTCCCAAAGATAAGTATTTTGTGGATGAACCCTCTTCTAACGGAAATATCTGGTGGGGTCACATCAATTTTAAAGTCTCAGAACAGATTTTCGACGAATTACATGCAAAATGTGTAAATTACCTAAAGGGTAAGAAGTTATATGTCTTCGATGGATACGCAGGCGCCAATCCGGAAACTCGCATGGGTCTCCGTGTCGTTTCCGAAAAGGCCTGGCAGCATCATTTTTGTACTAATATGTTCCTTCGTCCTAGTAAGGAAGAATTAGCCAACCTCCTTCCTGAATTCACCATCATCAATGCTTGCGGCGTTAAAAACGAAAAATACAAAGAACATGGACTTAACTCGGACGTATTCGTAATTTTCCACCTAAGTAAAAAAATCTGCATCATCGGTGGGACCGAATACGGTGGAGAGATGAAGAAAGGTATTTTCTCGGTAATGAACTATAAATTACCTCTCCAAGGAATCCTTTCGATGCATTGTTCCGCCAATATCGGAAACAAAGACGGAGATACGGCTTTGTTTTTCGGGCTTTCCGGAACAGGAAAAACGACTTTATCCACGGATCCTCATCGCAAACTGATCGGCGACGACGAACATGGTTGGGACGATAACGGGATCTTTAATATCGAAGGCGGCTGTTACGCGAAAGTGATTAATTTGGATCCCAAGACGGAACCGGAAATTTACGAAGCGATCCGCCGCGACGCACTTTTGGAAAACGTGGTCTACGATGAGAAGACGAAAGTTGTCGACTATACTTCCGCTGCCAAAACCGAAAACACCCGCGTTTCTTATCCGATCTACCACATTAAAAACATTCAGGTTCCGTCCAAAGGCGATCATCCGAAAGTGATTATTTTCCTTACGTATGACGCTTTCGGAGTATTGCCTCCCGTGTCAAAACTTTCGATCGAGCAAGCGATGTATCATTTCCTTTCCGGATATACCGCTAAGGTTGCCGGAACCGAACGCGGAATTAAAGAACCTACCGCGACTTTCTCGGCTTGTTTCGGTGCCGCGTTCATGACTCTTCACCCGACGGTTTACGCGAAACTCTTGGGTGAAAAAATGCGCAAACATAAAGTTCGCGCATATCTCATGAATACCGGTTTGGTCGGCGGTTCTTACGGGGTGGGTAAAAGAATGAACCTACCTTCGACTCGCAAGATTATCGACGAGATTATGAATGGAAACATCGATAAGGCTCAGTTTTCGAGGCATCCGATTTTCCAAGTCGAATATCCTAAGAGTGTGGAAGGCGTGGATGCTTCGATTCTGGATCCCCGCGAGGCTTGGGCGGACAAATCGGCCTATGACGAAACTTCTAAGAAGTTAGCCGGGATGTTTATCGAAAACTTCAAGAAATACGTAGAAGGATCCAAGGATTACGATTTCACTGCATTCGGCCCGAAACTTTCTTAA
- the ctaD gene encoding cytochrome c oxidase subunit I → MSQAATSAHSKHNFLNHQKGIWSWLTTLDHKRIGIMYFFAIMSFFLLGGIFALLVRAELFTPGKTLFEADIYNRMMTYHGAIMVFMVIVPGIPAIFGNLVLPIMIGAKDVAFPRLNLMSWYMLMIGAAITGSTLFMDRVDTGWTFYTPYSTIKTGMGVIPLVLGVFIIGFSSILTGLNFIVTTHKLRAPGMTMTRIPLMVWALYSTAILQVLATPVLAITLLLLIAEKALGVGIFDPQLGGDPVLFQHFFWFYSHPAVYIMILPAMGVISELVATFSRKVIFGYTAIAYSSLAIAGVSFLVWGHHMFVSGQSEFAGLLFSVITMLVGVPTAIKLFNWISTMYKGSVRLDAPMLFALGFMFLFTIGGLTGVYLASTGMDIHFHDTYFVVAHFHYVMVGGTLMALMGALIYWFPKVTGKMTSDLLGRISWVFIFSGFNVTFYPQFILGAMGMPRRYYDYLPAFTELNQMSTVGSWLIGTGFIVGLVAVIHGLIAGKEAGNDPWGGKTLEWTIPSPPPHENFDKTPVVSGGPYEYR, encoded by the coding sequence ATGTCACAGGCCGCCACTAGCGCACACAGTAAACATAACTTCCTGAATCACCAAAAAGGGATCTGGTCCTGGCTCACCACTTTGGATCATAAGCGGATCGGGATCATGTATTTCTTCGCGATCATGAGTTTCTTCCTTTTAGGTGGAATCTTTGCACTTCTAGTTCGTGCTGAGCTTTTTACTCCCGGGAAGACGTTATTTGAAGCGGATATCTATAACCGAATGATGACCTACCACGGAGCCATCATGGTGTTCATGGTAATCGTTCCTGGAATTCCGGCTATCTTCGGAAACTTAGTTCTTCCGATCATGATCGGAGCAAAAGACGTGGCCTTCCCCCGTTTGAACTTAATGAGCTGGTATATGCTCATGATCGGTGCAGCAATCACCGGTTCAACGCTCTTTATGGATCGAGTCGATACTGGATGGACTTTTTATACACCGTACTCCACGATCAAGACGGGAATGGGTGTTATTCCGCTGGTTCTCGGCGTTTTTATCATCGGATTCTCTTCGATTCTAACAGGATTGAACTTCATCGTAACGACCCACAAGCTTAGAGCTCCGGGAATGACGATGACTCGGATTCCTTTGATGGTTTGGGCGCTTTATTCCACTGCTATTTTGCAAGTATTGGCAACCCCGGTTTTAGCGATTACCCTACTATTATTAATTGCAGAAAAAGCGTTAGGAGTCGGAATTTTTGATCCGCAATTAGGCGGGGATCCGGTATTATTCCAACACTTCTTCTGGTTTTATTCTCATCCGGCCGTTTACATCATGATTTTGCCTGCGATGGGTGTTATTTCCGAATTAGTAGCGACGTTCTCTCGTAAGGTCATCTTCGGATATACGGCGATTGCTTATTCGTCGTTAGCGATAGCGGGAGTTTCCTTTCTGGTTTGGGGACATCATATGTTCGTTTCCGGGCAATCGGAATTCGCCGGTTTGCTTTTCTCCGTAATCACGATGCTCGTGGGCGTTCCGACGGCGATCAAGCTGTTCAACTGGATTTCCACGATGTATAAAGGAAGTGTTAGGTTAGATGCGCCGATGCTATTCGCTCTCGGCTTTATGTTCCTCTTTACCATTGGTGGTTTGACGGGCGTGTATCTAGCTTCAACCGGAATGGATATACATTTCCATGATACCTATTTCGTGGTGGCTCACTTCCACTACGTGATGGTTGGTGGGACTCTAATGGCATTGATGGGAGCATTAATTTACTGGTTCCCGAAAGTAACCGGAAAAATGACTAGCGATCTTCTCGGAAGAATCTCCTGGGTGTTTATTTTTTCCGGATTTAACGTTACATTTTACCCGCAGTTCATTTTAGGTGCGATGGGAATGCCTCGTAGATATTACGATTATCTTCCCGCCTTCACCGAATTGAATCAAATGTCGACGGTAGGATCTTGGCTCATCGGAACAGGATTTATCGTCGGACTTGTCGCGGTCATTCATGGATTAATTGCAGGAAAAGAAGCAGGTAACGATCCTTGGGGAGGAAAAACCCTTGAGTGGACGATTCCTTCTCCACCGCCCCACGAAAACTTTGATAAGACCCCAGTAGTTTCAGGAGGACCCTATGAATACCGCTAA
- a CDS encoding CHAT domain-containing protein translates to MLNLIIDRVGAVNVFNILDSSGSGSESHLQSTMDEDLILEYIKEIENLVRVSVAIHQKSSRHPTLETDILHELKILGETFYDQFFPVPIQEKLRLTTEKYLHFNIDPKLGVIPWELLHDGTCFLSDKFFIGKTVRGEAHSGAFKEKEKLRMLIIADPTEDLEWAQKEGEQLFRVLSEKVPSSRLEIEFIGGRQVTKLKLLSLIKGKNIIHYSGHLFFSDDPLENGWLISEGKILKAREIKNSGFNTDMVFSNSCQSNKSTTRNLNSDLMNNFAGSFLMSGIKSFIGTNWEIADNQNTIDFTIQFYSNLFADKSVGESLYLAKEQARRNYDSSDLTWTNYSLHGQPNMRVTSDPTKGRTAHKIVNPSLIYKFYPTPIASSYYTFTERQKAESLASYELMENLIVAFEEFSKVMGGILFSDHQNHALGKFIPNNPDDAYSIARWWDLMFQCLHDFRKLEITPVVTDLAEILFANRDTIQKMIQWIDLYSKGLIQPESADGYLITFQYYFENLLTELEELERVSIFLVSTNSNNHLFFRGLKPESSLVAAPMIKQDFVGEQIEKYRGRVIVFHEERLQIFPLACNIIENSETKALELAFPGFLSSSHGNLPHGGV, encoded by the coding sequence ATGCTCAATCTAATCATAGACAGAGTCGGCGCAGTTAACGTCTTTAACATACTAGACAGTTCCGGAAGCGGTTCCGAATCCCACTTACAATCGACGATGGACGAGGATTTAATTCTCGAGTACATTAAGGAAATTGAAAACTTAGTCCGGGTTTCCGTAGCCATCCACCAGAAATCCTCAAGACACCCTACTCTCGAAACGGACATTCTTCACGAATTAAAAATTCTAGGGGAAACGTTCTATGACCAATTTTTTCCGGTGCCCATCCAGGAAAAGCTACGCTTAACCACGGAAAAATACTTACACTTTAATATTGATCCTAAATTGGGAGTGATTCCTTGGGAACTACTGCACGATGGGACCTGTTTCCTTTCCGATAAATTCTTCATCGGAAAAACGGTGCGTGGAGAAGCGCATAGCGGAGCCTTTAAGGAAAAAGAAAAACTCCGAATGCTCATCATAGCCGACCCGACCGAGGATTTGGAATGGGCACAGAAGGAAGGCGAACAGTTATTTAGAGTACTGAGTGAGAAAGTTCCATCTTCCCGCCTCGAAATAGAGTTCATCGGCGGACGTCAAGTCACCAAACTAAAACTTCTGTCCTTGATTAAAGGCAAGAATATTATTCACTATTCAGGCCATCTTTTCTTCTCGGACGATCCGTTGGAAAATGGATGGCTCATTTCGGAAGGAAAAATTTTGAAAGCTCGAGAGATCAAAAACTCGGGTTTTAACACCGATATGGTATTTTCGAATTCCTGCCAATCCAACAAGAGTACTACTAGAAATCTGAATTCCGATTTAATGAATAATTTTGCCGGTTCGTTTTTGATGTCGGGAATCAAAAGCTTCATAGGAACAAATTGGGAAATAGCGGACAATCAAAACACGATCGATTTTACGATTCAATTCTATTCGAATTTATTTGCGGATAAGAGCGTAGGCGAGTCTCTCTATTTAGCAAAAGAGCAGGCTCGTCGAAATTACGATTCGAGCGATCTAACTTGGACCAATTACAGTCTACACGGACAGCCGAACATGCGGGTGACGTCGGATCCGACAAAAGGCCGGACGGCTCATAAGATCGTAAATCCTTCCCTGATTTATAAGTTTTATCCGACTCCGATCGCCTCCTCTTATTACACGTTTACGGAGAGGCAAAAGGCCGAATCTCTTGCTTCCTACGAATTGATGGAAAACCTAATCGTCGCCTTCGAAGAGTTCAGTAAGGTGATGGGAGGAATTCTGTTTAGCGACCACCAAAATCATGCACTGGGAAAGTTTATCCCGAATAATCCGGACGACGCCTATAGTATCGCAAGATGGTGGGACCTTATGTTCCAATGTTTGCACGATTTTAGAAAGTTGGAAATCACCCCTGTCGTGACCGATTTGGCCGAGATACTTTTTGCAAACAGAGATACCATACAGAAAATGATTCAATGGATCGATCTGTATTCTAAGGGGTTGATTCAACCCGAATCTGCCGACGGATATCTGATAACATTTCAGTATTATTTTGAAAATCTGCTCACAGAACTTGAAGAGCTGGAGCGAGTCAGTATCTTTTTGGTTTCGACGAACTCGAACAATCATCTCTTTTTCCGGGGCTTAAAACCTGAATCTTCCCTGGTCGCAGCGCCGATGATCAAGCAGGACTTTGTCGGCGAGCAAATCGAAAAATATCGAGGGAGAGTCATCGTCTTCCACGAAGAACGTCTTCAGATTTTTCCGTTAGCCTGTAATATTATCGAAAACTCCGAGACGAAAGCGTTAGAATTGGCTTTCCCGGGATTTCTCTCCTCTTCTCACGGAAATTTACCTCACGGCGGTGTCTAA
- a CDS encoding RNA polymerase sigma factor, whose product MNLSKDKTLDLVTRCGEGDEEALKLFFEAYSEDIYNFPMKIFHLSEDDAGDFFLYAFERLKTGARFSSFKGKSSFRTWFYSVLRNMLIDWQRTKRELKMTNLGKINKEGKEYATIEDEPDLRSDLLEEAQEITRLFHQVLGEIGTEKRVIFKLSYIYYLNLDEEEIKFLVSKTQLSVDDLKKKIMSLRTDLSNREEENIRMEDKITSLYLNILELKEKQNATIKKAPILPQEIDKTSQALKKKYEQRKKLLEKRKKGHFLARTPYREVADLLGITEGNVSVTLLRLIEKIQKKLKFSELSE is encoded by the coding sequence ATGAATTTGTCAAAGGATAAAACCCTGGACCTCGTTACCCGTTGCGGCGAGGGCGATGAAGAAGCGCTAAAATTGTTTTTTGAGGCATACTCGGAAGACATTTATAACTTCCCGATGAAGATCTTTCATTTAAGCGAGGACGATGCGGGAGACTTTTTTCTCTACGCATTTGAACGCTTAAAAACCGGAGCAAGATTTTCCAGCTTTAAGGGTAAATCTAGTTTTCGCACGTGGTTCTATTCCGTTCTCCGAAATATGCTCATCGATTGGCAGCGTACAAAGCGCGAGCTGAAAATGACCAATTTAGGAAAAATCAACAAGGAAGGAAAAGAATACGCGACGATCGAAGACGAACCCGATCTAAGGTCCGATCTTCTCGAGGAAGCCCAGGAAATTACCCGTCTTTTTCATCAAGTCTTGGGGGAAATCGGAACCGAAAAACGCGTAATTTTCAAACTCTCTTATATTTATTATCTGAATTTAGATGAGGAAGAAATCAAATTCCTAGTTTCTAAAACGCAACTCTCCGTAGACGATCTAAAGAAAAAAATTATGTCGTTACGGACCGACTTATCCAACCGGGAAGAGGAAAATATCCGGATGGAGGATAAAATTACATCCTTGTATTTAAACATCCTCGAATTGAAAGAAAAGCAGAATGCGACCATAAAGAAAGCTCCGATTCTTCCTCAGGAAATCGATAAAACATCTCAAGCACTAAAAAAGAAATACGAACAGCGTAAGAAACTCTTAGAAAAGCGAAAAAAAGGGCATTTTTTAGCGCGCACCCCTTATAGGGAGGTTGCCGATCTTTTAGGGATTACCGAGGGAAATGTTAGTGTCACTTTGCTACGTCTGATCGAAAAAATACAAAAAAAACTCAAATTTTCGGAATTGTCCGAGTAA